In Novipirellula caenicola, one genomic interval encodes:
- a CDS encoding M56 family metallopeptidase, giving the protein MNAWLMVWSDAMQRTLLPITIAIAVLWWIESATRWLSPQQRCWLWRFSFAKCLLVLCIPFALPMPSFVSDRLHIDALSPTAKASPINRETQSDHLLMRLSVDEPLHRSVSGTETPPLPAPPTAAASLGLMSNIPTMLFSCWGIGIALQIIVFVHRHNQLQTSLRRGKVNDVSPALRMMYREITDQMGIRHPPTLQRNDRFASPALVWNGRAMLVLPADFQSRHGDEGCRAAMAHELAHHRRGDLYWNTLVTLVCSVLFFFPPLWLARRRYRIAMESTCDWDAMTYAGVKPATYARLLIELLEPPARPTPARTRPALTIVSMAGSEPFHTLSERLNTMKRFDGATRRNRGIHTAVMLLMLCVLIPWTHADDKYNKDTKATQSSSATVTSSSSSQSFGNGNTRSISSVTGSANGNASGSGAANGKASSLKMRNGNDTKANQSTSSAEATVEGQTKPANRYGSANPKTTTSNQASSTSSIQRDGVKISRSIYSENGFTQTKMDVTDKTEEFRVRESSDEGIEVRVRDRKQNPDGSLNEKVYTAKTWDELQQQAPALVRKIKRYEKMAGNLTVSTDVRDGIATASSIADAFANDINVVQLDAKEMMKAQLREMLDKHADNPQMQKMIRKTLDSLDKD; this is encoded by the coding sequence ATGAACGCTTGGTTGATGGTTTGGTCCGATGCGATGCAGCGAACGCTGCTGCCGATTACCATCGCCATCGCCGTGTTGTGGTGGATCGAATCCGCCACGCGATGGCTGTCCCCCCAACAACGCTGCTGGTTGTGGCGTTTCAGTTTTGCCAAATGTTTGTTGGTCTTGTGTATCCCCTTCGCATTGCCGATGCCCTCCTTCGTGAGCGACCGATTGCATATCGATGCATTGTCGCCCACCGCGAAAGCCTCGCCAATTAATCGCGAGACACAGTCCGACCACTTATTGATGCGGTTGTCCGTTGACGAACCACTTCATCGCTCGGTCTCGGGCACCGAAACGCCGCCACTTCCTGCACCGCCGACCGCCGCTGCGTCGCTGGGCTTGATGAGCAACATTCCGACGATGCTGTTTTCGTGCTGGGGCATCGGCATCGCACTACAAATCATCGTGTTCGTCCATCGCCACAATCAATTGCAAACATCCCTGCGTCGTGGCAAGGTGAATGACGTTTCACCGGCGCTGCGAATGATGTACCGTGAAATCACGGATCAAATGGGGATTCGCCATCCTCCGACACTGCAGCGAAACGATCGATTTGCGAGTCCAGCATTGGTATGGAACGGGCGTGCGATGCTGGTGTTGCCCGCCGATTTTCAATCACGGCACGGTGATGAAGGATGCCGCGCCGCGATGGCTCACGAGCTCGCCCACCACCGACGAGGCGACCTGTACTGGAACACACTTGTCACGCTGGTCTGTAGCGTCTTGTTTTTCTTTCCTCCCCTCTGGCTGGCTCGGCGACGCTACCGCATCGCGATGGAATCGACCTGTGATTGGGACGCGATGACCTACGCTGGTGTGAAGCCAGCAACTTACGCTCGACTATTGATCGAACTACTAGAACCACCCGCCCGCCCCACTCCTGCCCGCACTCGCCCAGCGCTGACCATCGTGTCGATGGCTGGCAGTGAACCATTCCACACTCTCTCCGAAAGGTTGAACACAATGAAACGTTTTGATGGTGCTACTCGTCGTAATCGTGGGATTCATACCGCAGTCATGCTGCTGATGCTGTGCGTCTTGATCCCTTGGACGCATGCTGATGACAAATACAACAAAGACACCAAGGCCACGCAATCTTCGTCCGCAACCGTTACAAGTTCCTCGTCGTCACAAAGCTTCGGCAACGGCAATACTCGAAGCATCAGCAGCGTGACGGGATCGGCAAACGGAAACGCATCGGGGTCGGGCGCCGCCAACGGGAAGGCCTCTTCGCTGAAAATGCGAAACGGCAACGACACAAAGGCGAACCAATCCACAAGCTCGGCCGAGGCAACGGTCGAAGGCCAGACCAAGCCTGCCAATCGGTACGGCAGTGCCAATCCCAAAACCACGACGTCCAATCAAGCCTCGTCCACGTCAAGCATCCAACGCGACGGCGTCAAGATCTCGCGATCCATCTACTCCGAAAACGGCTTCACCCAGACGAAAATGGATGTGACCGACAAAACCGAAGAGTTCAGGGTTCGCGAGAGCAGCGACGAGGGGATCGAAGTGCGTGTGCGTGATCGCAAGCAGAATCCCGACGGCAGTCTCAATGAAAAAGTTTACACCGCGAAGACGTGGGACGAACTACAACAGCAAGCTCCGGCGCTTGTCCGAAAGATTAAACGGTACGAGAAAATGGCGGGCAACCTAACCGTGTCTACGGACGTTCGCGATGGCATTGCAACAGCATCTTCCATCGCCGACGCCTTCGCGAACGACATCAATGTTGTCCAGCTTGATGCCAAGGAAATGATGAAGGCTCAATTGCGTGAAATGCTCGACAAGCACGCCGACAATCCGCAAATGCAAAAAATGATCCGCAAAACGCTTGATAGTCTCGATAAGGACTAG
- a CDS encoding porin: protein MRRKHGHFANRGRRWPSVLLALVALWTYASPAQSQQVSLTPLIASDHASDVPLSDAMRRIEQLEQSVFELQHRRPTGLIEEDDLICFDAPAPESPSHYPIYDAGWTLRPYDADKTPFELTIGFHNQLRYTGFSRDEATTIDAAGNVNAIPNRNDFDVNRGRLVFSGYALDRDLGFYANIDYSTVASSSIQPLLTWISFRQSDALTLYMGLGKVPGTWEWQQTSRYTLGADRTLATTFFRPSITAGIWGNGRLGDTVSYTVFVGNGFNTLTLRSSDLDTNFVYSALAWWEPLGDFGVGFSDQEQHDHMAIRLGHGLTQTQNDSTSSDQSGAEQTVVRLSDGTRLIEPNALATGITVNAFDVWLYTVHLGLKKQGYSFSSEVFMRWLRNIEGTGGTQLESLFDSGFYVQSGVFVIPKKLELFARGSAVTGNFGTGSEVAAGVNWHLFDARSARFTFDVTDIRDSPAEQSRTGYVAGESGTLVRAQLWTFF, encoded by the coding sequence ATGCGGCGTAAGCACGGCCATTTTGCAAATCGCGGTCGCCGCTGGCCGAGCGTCCTGCTCGCCCTTGTCGCTCTATGGACTTACGCGTCGCCTGCCCAATCACAACAAGTTTCCTTAACACCGCTCATCGCTAGCGACCATGCTTCTGATGTGCCGCTGTCGGACGCAATGCGTCGGATCGAGCAGCTTGAACAATCCGTGTTCGAACTTCAGCATCGCCGACCCACTGGCTTGATCGAAGAAGACGATTTGATCTGTTTTGATGCACCAGCCCCCGAGTCTCCGTCTCACTATCCGATCTACGATGCCGGTTGGACATTGCGTCCGTATGATGCCGACAAGACACCGTTTGAGTTGACCATCGGTTTCCACAACCAACTTCGCTACACCGGATTCAGCCGCGATGAAGCGACCACGATCGATGCGGCGGGCAACGTAAACGCGATCCCCAACCGCAACGATTTTGATGTCAACCGCGGACGATTGGTCTTTTCCGGCTATGCATTGGACAGAGACCTCGGATTTTATGCGAACATCGACTACAGCACGGTTGCATCGAGTTCCATCCAACCCCTGTTGACCTGGATTTCGTTCCGGCAAAGTGATGCATTAACGCTGTACATGGGGCTGGGCAAAGTCCCGGGAACTTGGGAATGGCAACAAACGTCGCGTTACACTTTGGGTGCAGATCGAACCCTCGCGACCACGTTTTTCCGTCCTTCGATTACCGCCGGGATATGGGGAAATGGCCGACTCGGTGACACCGTTTCCTATACCGTCTTTGTTGGCAACGGTTTCAATACCTTGACGCTTCGATCCTCGGATCTTGATACAAACTTTGTCTATTCTGCTTTGGCATGGTGGGAACCACTGGGCGATTTCGGCGTCGGATTTTCAGACCAAGAACAACACGACCACATGGCGATCCGCCTCGGCCACGGCTTGACGCAAACCCAAAACGACAGCACATCGAGCGATCAATCGGGCGCCGAACAAACGGTCGTTCGGCTAAGCGACGGGACACGTCTGATCGAACCCAATGCACTTGCGACCGGTATCACCGTCAACGCCTTTGACGTGTGGCTATACACCGTTCACCTTGGACTCAAGAAACAAGGCTATAGCTTCAGCAGTGAAGTTTTTATGCGATGGCTGCGAAACATCGAGGGGACGGGCGGAACTCAATTAGAGTCGCTGTTCGATAGCGGCTTCTATGTTCAAAGCGGTGTATTTGTGATCCCCAAGAAATTGGAACTGTTTGCCAGAGGCTCGGCCGTCACCGGAAATTTTGGCACCGGCAGCGAAGTCGCCGCCGGAGTGAATTGGCATCTCTTTGACGCACGGTCCGCTCGATTCACTTTCGACGTGACGGACATTCGCGACTCACCCGCCGAGCAATCTCGCACGGGCTACGTCGCAGGCGAAAGCGGCACACTCGTCCGCGCCCAGCTTTGGACCTTCTTCTAG
- a CDS encoding DUF1501 domain-containing protein translates to MTFYDSQTRSTRRHFLASSMMRGGPLALACMIAQRAAAEPKKPKMGTLGYDLKPKAPPHTPRATAMISMFMQGGPSQIDLLDPKPLLNKMHLQKFPGKIKYDNAAQASSKIFGSPWKFKKYGEHGTDVSELLPHFSTITDDALVIRSMHTGVNNHGQSIHAMNGGRPLKGRPALGSWLTYALGAESQSLPAYIAMTDPQGLPVEGVLNWSNGWLPSLFQGTVIRPVEPRILNLQPPPHLDGEIQENYLAMLASLNKRHAQRRAGEHELQARIANYELAERMQFAADEATDLSRESKTMHEMYGINEPETKEFGERCLIARRLIERGVRFVQLFTKNQYWDHHGAIAKGLPASCRKIDKPAAALVKDLKQRGLLDTTIVHWGGEMGRLPVIQNEANIGRDHNTDGFSMWVAGGGFRAGIYGATDEFGHHAVSNTVNHFDYHATLLHLFGIDAEHLTYEQNGREQTLIDGQPAKVIEGLLA, encoded by the coding sequence ATGACCTTTTACGACTCGCAAACACGATCGACTCGGCGACACTTCCTGGCATCCTCGATGATGCGAGGCGGACCGCTGGCACTGGCGTGCATGATCGCCCAACGTGCCGCCGCCGAACCGAAGAAGCCCAAAATGGGAACGTTGGGGTATGACTTGAAGCCCAAGGCACCGCCACACACGCCTCGTGCCACCGCGATGATTTCGATGTTCATGCAGGGCGGACCGAGCCAGATCGATCTGCTTGACCCGAAACCTCTGCTCAACAAGATGCATCTGCAAAAATTCCCGGGCAAAATCAAATACGACAACGCGGCACAAGCGAGCTCCAAAATTTTTGGCTCGCCCTGGAAATTCAAAAAGTACGGCGAACACGGCACGGATGTTTCCGAGCTGCTACCACATTTTTCCACGATCACCGACGACGCGTTGGTCATCCGGTCGATGCATACCGGAGTCAACAATCACGGGCAATCGATCCATGCGATGAACGGGGGACGGCCACTGAAAGGGCGGCCCGCACTTGGCAGCTGGTTGACATACGCTTTGGGCGCCGAGAGCCAAAGTTTACCTGCCTACATCGCCATGACCGATCCGCAAGGATTGCCGGTCGAAGGCGTCTTGAATTGGTCCAATGGCTGGTTGCCGTCACTGTTTCAAGGCACGGTGATTCGACCGGTCGAGCCACGGATTTTGAACCTACAGCCACCGCCGCATTTGGATGGCGAGATTCAAGAAAACTATTTGGCGATGTTGGCGTCGCTCAACAAACGACATGCTCAGCGGCGTGCGGGTGAACATGAATTGCAAGCACGGATCGCCAATTATGAGTTGGCCGAACGGATGCAGTTTGCCGCCGATGAGGCAACCGATCTGAGTCGTGAATCCAAAACCATGCATGAGATGTACGGAATCAACGAGCCTGAAACCAAAGAGTTTGGCGAGCGGTGCTTGATCGCTCGCCGTTTGATCGAGCGAGGCGTTCGCTTCGTGCAGTTGTTTACCAAAAACCAATACTGGGACCATCACGGCGCGATCGCAAAAGGGCTGCCTGCGTCGTGCCGGAAAATTGACAAGCCTGCCGCTGCTTTGGTAAAGGATCTGAAACAACGCGGACTGCTGGACACCACCATCGTGCACTGGGGTGGCGAAATGGGCCGATTGCCCGTGATCCAAAATGAAGCCAACATCGGTCGCGATCACAATACCGACGGCTTTTCAATGTGGGTTGCCGGCGGTGGTTTCCGAGCCGGCATCTATGGAGCGACCGACGAATTTGGACATCACGCGGTGAGCAATACCGTCAACCATTTCGACTATCACGCGACGTTATTGCATCTGTTCGGTATCGATGCCGAGCACCTGACCTATGAACAGAATGGCCGCGAACAAACCTTGATCGATGGACAACCCGCCAAAGTGATCGAAGGATTGCTAGCGTGA
- a CDS encoding DUF1553 domain-containing protein: MNAIRSLALFVVLTSIVPTFGHSAESLTFEKDVRPIFKAHCFHCHGEAGVKEAELDVRLRHWIVTGGDSGEAIVPNQPDDSLLLERVASGEMPPGDKNLSDAEIATIRDWILQGAPTARAEPDSLDNGDYFTEEERAFWSFQPITRPPVPQLDSAQVATPIDAFVLQRLREQGLAFSDVADRYTLIRRATFDLWGLPPDPESVEAFVRDPSPHAYENLIDQLLASPRYGERWGRHWLDVAGYADSDGYTNTDVERPFAYFYRDYVIDSFNDDKPLDQFIVEQLAGDELVDDAAGTPDLTPERIAQLAATGFLRMAPDGTAAGGPERDLAINSTIADTIEIVSTSLLGLTVGCARCHDHRYDPISQADYHRLRAIFEPALDWKHWKTPLQRRISLYTEADKQAREAVETRANEATAARTQRQQEHLDRTLYEELLVVPDDKRTRLKIAYQTEKAKRTAEQVALLAEYPSVASISAGSLYLYSQQRARRAADIEKAAAEREARYIAEAQRTLGEESSEETVTAESLAKYDPTGFAEVQRYREAAAICRKLDSKKELADLQSEIAEIRSTAPKENFLRVLTEPVNHTPKSHLFIRGDHNQLGQVVDPGELTVLQSFTPVKIEVDDPDRSTTGRRLAYARHLTSGKHPLVARVLMNRVWMHHFGRGIVDSPGDFGRLGSEPTHPELLDWMADELVRGGWKLKRMHRMLMLSNTYKQASHRSELLDRVDPDNRLYARMSIQRLESEAIRDAMIAATGMMTSEMHGPPVPVKEDSVGQIVLGVEMLDGERKPTGTDQEFEGRSRRSVYVQVRRSRPLAVLETFDIATVSPNCTERNFSNVAPQSLLMMNSQFAIDHAEQLADQMIRQSSEPSEQISQAWKRCFGSSIENTVLVEMMDFVEKQTAAFRARDNKLTPDAAHRLALASACQAMFSTNEFLYVD, translated from the coding sequence ATGAACGCCATCCGCTCGCTTGCGCTGTTCGTCGTCCTGACGAGTATCGTTCCCACGTTTGGCCACTCGGCCGAATCGCTGACGTTCGAAAAAGACGTCCGGCCGATCTTCAAAGCCCACTGCTTCCATTGCCATGGCGAAGCGGGGGTCAAGGAAGCGGAACTCGACGTGCGGCTGCGGCACTGGATTGTCACAGGCGGCGATTCAGGCGAAGCAATCGTCCCGAACCAACCCGATGATTCACTGCTACTCGAACGAGTTGCCTCGGGTGAGATGCCGCCCGGTGATAAAAATCTTTCGGATGCCGAGATAGCGACGATCCGTGATTGGATTTTGCAAGGAGCCCCGACGGCTCGCGCCGAACCCGATTCACTCGATAACGGCGATTACTTCACCGAGGAAGAACGCGCGTTTTGGTCGTTCCAACCGATCACGCGTCCTCCAGTTCCCCAATTGGATTCAGCGCAAGTCGCCACGCCCATTGATGCGTTTGTCTTGCAGCGGCTACGCGAGCAAGGCCTAGCGTTTTCTGACGTCGCGGACCGCTACACGTTGATTCGCCGAGCAACGTTTGATCTGTGGGGATTGCCGCCCGATCCTGAAAGCGTGGAGGCGTTCGTTCGCGATCCGAGTCCCCATGCCTACGAAAACCTGATCGATCAATTGTTAGCCTCGCCACGTTATGGTGAACGTTGGGGCCGACACTGGTTGGACGTCGCTGGCTACGCTGATTCCGATGGCTATACCAACACGGATGTCGAGCGTCCGTTCGCCTATTTCTATCGCGACTACGTGATCGACAGTTTTAATGACGACAAACCGCTTGATCAATTCATCGTCGAACAACTCGCTGGCGACGAACTGGTCGACGACGCGGCAGGCACTCCCGATCTGACTCCCGAGCGAATCGCTCAACTCGCGGCGACCGGATTTCTAAGGATGGCTCCCGATGGGACGGCTGCGGGAGGACCAGAGCGTGACCTCGCCATCAACTCGACCATTGCGGATACCATCGAAATTGTTTCGACGTCGCTACTTGGTTTGACCGTGGGCTGCGCCCGTTGTCACGACCATCGCTATGATCCGATCAGCCAAGCGGACTACCATCGACTGCGAGCGATCTTCGAACCTGCATTGGATTGGAAGCATTGGAAAACTCCGTTGCAGCGACGGATCTCACTCTATACCGAAGCAGATAAACAGGCACGCGAGGCGGTCGAAACGCGAGCCAACGAAGCCACCGCGGCACGCACGCAGCGACAGCAAGAACATCTCGACCGCACGCTGTACGAGGAACTGCTGGTCGTGCCCGATGACAAACGAACGCGGCTAAAGATCGCCTACCAAACCGAGAAAGCAAAACGGACGGCGGAGCAAGTCGCGTTGCTGGCCGAGTATCCAAGCGTCGCCAGCATCTCGGCGGGGTCACTGTACCTGTACTCACAACAACGAGCACGGCGGGCCGCTGATATCGAAAAAGCCGCTGCCGAGCGTGAGGCCCGCTATATCGCCGAAGCTCAACGAACACTCGGCGAAGAATCGTCGGAAGAGACGGTCACCGCCGAATCGCTCGCGAAATATGATCCGACGGGGTTTGCCGAAGTCCAGCGGTATCGCGAAGCGGCAGCGATTTGCCGAAAGCTCGATTCAAAAAAAGAACTCGCCGACCTGCAGAGTGAAATCGCTGAAATTCGCAGCACCGCCCCCAAAGAAAACTTTCTGCGTGTGTTGACCGAACCAGTCAACCACACGCCGAAATCTCATCTGTTCATTCGGGGCGATCACAACCAACTCGGACAAGTCGTCGACCCCGGTGAACTGACAGTATTGCAATCTTTCACACCGGTGAAGATTGAAGTTGACGATCCTGATCGCTCGACGACCGGACGACGACTCGCTTACGCACGGCATCTGACCAGCGGCAAACATCCGCTCGTCGCTCGCGTATTGATGAATCGTGTCTGGATGCATCATTTTGGCCGTGGGATTGTCGATTCGCCTGGCGATTTTGGACGACTGGGATCGGAACCGACACACCCCGAACTACTCGATTGGATGGCCGATGAACTGGTGCGAGGTGGCTGGAAACTAAAACGGATGCATCGAATGCTGATGCTATCGAACACCTACAAACAGGCATCCCACCGCAGCGAATTGCTGGACCGAGTCGATCCCGACAATCGGCTGTACGCTCGCATGTCGATTCAGCGATTGGAGTCCGAGGCGATCCGCGACGCGATGATCGCCGCAACTGGCATGATGACAAGCGAGATGCATGGTCCTCCGGTCCCAGTGAAAGAAGACTCCGTGGGGCAAATCGTGCTGGGCGTCGAAATGCTTGATGGCGAACGCAAACCGACGGGAACCGATCAAGAGTTCGAAGGTCGATCGAGGCGAAGTGTTTATGTTCAAGTTCGCCGCAGTCGTCCGCTGGCGGTGTTGGAAACTTTCGACATAGCCACAGTGTCCCCGAACTGCACCGAACGCAATTTTTCCAATGTTGCCCCTCAATCGCTGTTGATGATGAACAGCCAATTTGCGATCGACCATGCCGAGCAACTCGCTGACCAAATGATCCGCCAATCGAGTGAGCCTTCGGAGCAGATTTCGCAAGCGTGGAAACGATGCTTCGGCAGCTCGATTGAGAACACGGTGCTTGTCGAAATGATGGACTTCGTCGAAAAGCAAACTGCCGCATTTCGAGCTCGCGACAACAAATTGACTCCTGACGCCGCACACCGATTGGCGCTAGCGAGTGCCTGCCAAGCCATGTTTAGTACCAACGAATTTTTATACGTCGACTAG
- a CDS encoding BlaI/MecI/CopY family transcriptional regulator: MSERSPKGRTPTLGRVELEILQFIDANHPVTVREVATYWFEKTGQARTTVLTVMDRLKQKGFLSRKKIKNVYHYSPKRSGSAVLQHLVSDFVQGVLGGSVAPFVAYLNDAKSIAPDELAQLKQIVNELEASAQTNPEEQS, from the coding sequence ATGAGCGAACGATCGCCCAAGGGACGGACGCCCACCCTAGGGCGTGTCGAGCTTGAAATCCTGCAATTTATCGATGCGAACCACCCTGTCACGGTGCGTGAGGTGGCGACGTATTGGTTTGAAAAAACGGGCCAAGCGAGGACGACAGTGCTGACGGTGATGGACCGTTTGAAGCAGAAGGGGTTCCTGAGTCGCAAAAAGATAAAGAACGTCTATCACTACAGCCCCAAACGATCCGGGTCCGCGGTCTTGCAACATTTGGTGTCCGACTTTGTCCAGGGAGTGCTGGGCGGGTCAGTCGCCCCGTTTGTGGCGTATTTGAATGACGCCAAGTCGATCGCTCCTGACGAACTCGCTCAACTGAAGCAGATCGTGAACGAGTTGGAAGCCAGTGCACAGACCAACCCAGAGGAGCAATCATGA